From Cannabis sativa cultivar Pink pepper isolate KNU-18-1 chromosome 8, ASM2916894v1, whole genome shotgun sequence, a single genomic window includes:
- the LOC115699630 gene encoding aspartic proteinase A1 — protein sequence MGTKNDARLVALFLWVLLSPVVFSAENDGLIRIQLNKKQLDQRIRLHRRNVATEQESPSGKYGLHGSSEDAEIVELKNYMDAQYFGEIGIGTPSQKFTVVFDTGSSNLWVPSSKCYFSIACFFHSKYKSGQSSTYTKNGKSAAIHYGTGAISGFFSADHVKVGELVVQNQDFIEATKEPGITFVAAKFDGILGLGFQEISVGNAVPVWYSMVSQGLVKDPVFSFWLNRNIEGEEGGEIVFGGVDSDHFKGNHTYVPVTQKGYWQFDMGDVLVDGETTGFCADGCAAIADSGTSLLAGPTTIITQINHAIGASGIVSQQCKSVVTQYGKTILDLLIAKTQPKKICSQIGLCAFDGTRGVSFGIESVIDEKLGRKHDSSLHGAPCTACEMAVVWIQNQLNRNMTEEQILNYVNELCERLPSPNGESAVDCSSLSSMPSVSFTIGGKLFDLAPEQYILKVGEGSAAQCLSGFIALDVAPPRGPLWILGDVFMGRYHTVFDYGKMRVGFAEAA from the exons ATGGGTACCAAAAACGATGCTCGTTTGGTTGCTCTTTTTCTTTGGGTTCTTCTGTCACCTGTGGTGTTTTCTGCTGAAAATGACGGGTTGATCAGAATTCAACTGAATAAGAAACAATTAGATCAAAGAATTAGGCTCCATCGACGAAATGTTGCTACAGAACAGGAGAGTCCAAGTGGAAAGTATGGTCTCCATGGAAGCTCTGAGGATGCTGAGATTGTGGAGCTAAAGAATTACATGGATGCTCAGTATTTTGGTGAGATTGGCATTGGCACACCTTCACAGAAGTTTACTGTGGTATTCGACACTGGAAGTTCTAATCTATGGGTGCCTTCGTCAAAGTGTTATTTCTCA ATTGCTTGTTTTTTTCATTCCAAGTACAAATCTGGTCAATCAAGTACCTACACAAAGAATG GGAAATCAGCTGCAATTCATTATGGtactggagcaatttcaggttTTTTTAGTGCGGACCATGTCAAAGTTGGTGAACTTGTTGTTCAAAATCAG GATTTTATCGAGGCAACCAAAGAGCCTGGCATCACGTTCGTGGCTGCTAAATTTGATGGAATACTAGGACTTGGATTTCAAGAGATCTCAGTAGGAAATGCTGTTCCTGTCTG GTATAGTATGGTCAGTCAAGGACTTGTAAAGGATCCAGTCTTTTCATTTTGGTTGAATCGCAATATCGAAGGGGAAGAAGGGGGCGAGATAGTATTTGGTGGGGTGGATTCTGATCATTTCAAGGGGAATCACACATATGTTCCTGTGACTCAGAAAGGCTATTGGCAG TTTGATATGGGTGATGTCCTAGTTGATGGGGAAACAACCG GATTTTGTGCTGATGGATGTGCTGCAATTGCCGATTCGGGAACCTCCCTACTGGCAGGGCCTACG ACTATAATAACTCAAATCAACCATGCCATTGGAGCTTCTGGTATTGTAAGCCAGCAATGCAAGTCAGTGGTGACACAATATGGAAAAACCATACTAGATTTGCTGATTGCTAAG ACACAACCTAAAAAAATTTGCTCTCAAATTGGTCTCTGTGCTTTTGACGGAACTCGAGGTGTTAG CTTTGGAATTGAAAGTGTGATTGATGAGAAATTGGGAAGGAAACACGATAGCAGTCTTCATGGTGCACCATGTACTGCTTGTGAGATGGCAGTAGTATGGATTCAAAATCAGCTAAACCGTAATATGACTGAAGAGCAGATATTGAACTACGTTAATGAG CTCTGTGAACGGCTGCCCAGTCCAAATGGCGAGTCAGCTGTTGATTGCAGCAGCTTATCATCCATGCCAAGTGTTTCATTCACCATCGGTggtaaattatttgaccttgcTCCAGAGCAG TACATTCTCAAAGTGGGAGAGGGTTCCGCAGCTCAATGCCTTAGCGGATTCATTGCGTTGGATGTGGCTCCTCCTCGTGGACCTCTCTG GATTTTGGGAGATGTATTTATGGGTCGCTACCACACAGTGTTCGATTATGGGAAAATGAGAGTTGGATTTGCTGAGGCAGCTTAG